In one window of Pseudomonadota bacterium DNA:
- the purE gene encoding 5-(carboxyamino)imidazole ribonucleotide mutase, with product MHPLVGIIMGSRSDWTTMAHAAATLEQLGVPHEVRVVSAHRTPDLLFEYASTAEDRGLEIIIAGAGGAAHLPGMTAAKTVLPVLGVPVESKALNGVDSLMSIVQMPAGIPVGTLAVGRAGAVNAALLAT from the coding sequence GTGCACCCCCTCGTCGGCATCATCATGGGCTCACGCTCCGACTGGACCACCATGGCGCACGCGGCAGCCACGCTCGAGCAGCTCGGCGTACCCCACGAGGTCCGGGTGGTGTCGGCCCATCGCACGCCCGACCTGCTGTTCGAGTATGCATCAACGGCAGAAGACAGAGGGCTCGAGATCATCATCGCCGGCGCGGGCGGCGCGGCCCACCTGCCGGGCATGACCGCGGCCAAGACCGTGCTGCCGGTGCTGGGCGTGCCTGTCGAATCGAAAGCGCTCAACGGCGTCGACTCCCTGATGTCCATCGTGCAGATGCCGGCCGGCATCCCCGTCGGAACACTCGCCGTGGGGCGCGCGGGCGCGGTGAACGCGGCCCTCCTCGCCACC